From the Anguilla anguilla isolate fAngAng1 chromosome 6, fAngAng1.pri, whole genome shotgun sequence genome, one window contains:
- the LOC118229536 gene encoding tripartite motif-containing protein 35-like — MASGSSLLDEELSCPVCSEIFRDPLVLSCSHSFCKACLQQYWEQKGSRECPVCRRRSSMDSPRPNLSLSNICEVFLKERSQRAKAGSEVLCSLHSEKLKLFCLEDQIPVCVICQTSKKHENHKMRPVQEAAEEYKEKQRTALQEKLKAFNAVKLDCDQTAEHIKSQAQHTERQIKMEFQKLQQFLKDEEAARITALREEEEQKSQLMKEKIEKMTEEISSLSEQIRAIEQELGAEDVSFLQSYKDVEKRCVMRDRMASGSSLLEEELSCSVCTEIFRDPVLLSCSHSFCKACLQQYWKQKGSRECPICRRRSSMDKLPFNLSLRNTCEAFLKERSQRAKAGSEVLCTLHSEKLRLFCLVDQIPVCVICQTSKKHENHKMRPVQEAAEEYKEKLRTALAPLQEKLKAFNAVKLICDQTAEHIKSQAQHTERQIKMEFEKLQQFLKDEEAARITALREEEEQKSQMMKENIEKMTEEISSLSEQIRAIEQELGAEDVSFLQSYKDTQNRAQCTLADPEKVSGALIDVAKHLGNLKYRVWEKMLGTVQYTPVTLDPNTAHPRLSLSEDLTSVRLSDERQQVPDNPERFDEWPWCVLGSEGFSSGRHCWDVEVGDGGYWEVGVAKESFSRDSAFNLRPEGGVWSIQQLYGKYEALTFPPEVLTVQRELQRVRVQLDWDRGEVSFSDPSDNTPLYTFKHSFTERVFPFFWPGSLRICPLKVSVRVE; from the exons ATGGCGTCTGGATCTTCTCTCCTGGATGAggagctctcctgtcctgtgtgctctgaaatCTTCAGGGATCCTCTTGTCCtgagttgcagtcacagcttctgtaaggcctgtctgcagcagtactgGGAACAGAAGGGATCTCGGGAGTGCCCAGtgtgcaggagaagatcttctATGGATTCACCTCGCCCTAACCTGTCTCTGAGCAATATCTGTGAGGTGTTCTTAAAGGAGAGAAGTCAGAGAGCTAAAGCAGGatctgaagtgctctgcagtctgcacagtgagAAACTCAAACTCTTCTGTTTGGAGGATCAAATACCCGTCTGTGTTATCtgccaaacttcaaaaaaacatgaaaaccacaaaatgcGACCAGTTCAAGAGGCTGCAGAAGAGTATAAG GAGAAACAAAGGACTGCACTGCAGGAGAAGCTAAAAGCCTTTAATGCAGTGAAACTAGACTGTGatcaaacagcagagcacatcaag agccaggcccagcacacagagagacagataaagatggagtttcagaaacttcagcagttcctaaaagatgaagaggcagctaggatcactgcactgagggaggaagaggagcagaagagtcagctgatgaaggagaagattgagaagatgacagaagagatatcatccctttcagaacaaatcagagccatagaacaggagctgggagctgaagacgtctcattcctgcag AGCTACAAAGACGTGGAGAAACG gtgtgtgatgag AGACAGAATGGCGTCAGGATCTTCTCTCCTGGAAGAGGAGCTCTCCTGTTCTGTGTGCACTGAAATCTTCAGGGATCCTGTTCTCTtgagttgcagtcacagcttctgtaaggcctgtctgcagcagtactgGAAACAGAAGGGATCTCGGGAGTGCCCAAtttgcaggagaagatcttctATGGATAAACTTCCCTTtaacctgtctctgaggaatACCTGTGAGGCATTCTTAAAGGAGAGAAGTCAGAGAGCTAAAGCAGGATCTGAAGTGCTCTGCACTCTGCACAGTGAGAAACTCAGACTCTTCTGTTTGGTGGATCAAATACCCGTCTGTGTTATCtgccaaacttcaaaaaaacatgaaaaccacaaaatgcGACCAGTTCAGGAGGCTGCAGAAGAGTATAAG GAGAAACTCAGGACTGCACTGGCtccactgcaggagaagctaAAAGCCTTTAATGCTGTGAAACTAATCTGTGatcaaacagcagagcacatcaag AGCCAGGCCCAACACACggagagacagataaagatggagtttgagaaacttcagcagttcttaaaagatgaagaggcagccaggatcactgcactgagggaggaagaggagcagaagagtcaGATGATGAAGGAGAATATTGAGAAGATGACAGAAGAGATATCATCCCTTTCGGAACAAATCAGAGCCATAGaacaggagctgggagctgaagatgtctcattcctgcag AGTTACAAGGACACACAAAACAG agcccagtgcacactggcggATCCAGAGAAGGTCTCAGGAGCGCTTATTGATGTGGCCAAGCACCTGGGCAATCTGAAgtacagagtgtgggagaagatgctggggactGTTCAATACA ctcctgtgactctggacccaaacacagcacatcccaGACTCTCATtgtctgaggatctgaccaGTGTGAGACTCAGTGATGAGAGACAGCAGGTTCCTgataatccagagagatttgatgAGTGGCCGTggtgtgtgctgggctctgagggattcagctcagggagacactgctgggATGTAGAAGTGGGGGATGGAGGTTACtgggaggtgggtgtggctaaagagTCCTTCAGCAGGGATAGCGCTTTCAATCTGCGCCCAGAAGGAGGAGTGTGGAGTATACAGCAGCTCTATGGGAAATACGAAGCCCTGACCTTCCCACCTGAAGTCCTCACTGTGCAGAGGGAACTCCagagggtcagagtgcagctggactgggacaggggggaggtgtcattctctgaccccagtgacaacactcctctctacacttttaaacactccttCACTGAGAGAGTGTTTCCATTCTTCTGGCCTGGTTCTCTGCGGATCTGTCCTCTGAAGGTGTCTGTAAGAGTGGAATAG
- the LOC118228927 gene encoding zinc-binding protein A33-like, whose amino-acid sequence MLLLMIFYGNEAKPTVQVSPEYYCRAQCTLADPEKVSGALIDVAKHLGNLKYRVWEKMLGTVQYTPVTLDPNTAHPKLSLSEDLTSVRRSGENQQVPDNPERFDKWWFVLGSEGFSSGRHCWDVDVGGDDWVVGVAKESFSRKGDMDRSPAGGVWGIRQRRGTYTAMTSPPTALTVRRKLQRVRVQLDWDRGEVSFSDPSTNTPLYTFKHSFTERVFPFFRPVSLQICPLKVSVRVE is encoded by the exons ATGTTGCTACTGATGATCTTCTATGGTAATGAAGCCAAGCCCACAGTACAAGTGAGtcctgaatattattgcagagcccagtgcacactggcggatccagagaaggtctcaggagcgctgattgatgtggccaagcacctgggcaatctgaagtacagagtgtgggagaagatgctggggactGTTCAATACA ctcctgtgactctggacccaaacacagcacatcccaaactctcactgtctgaggatctgaccaGTGTGAGACGCAGTGGTGAGAATCAGCAGGTTCCTgataatccagagagatttgataAGTGGTGGTttgtgctgggctctgagggattcagctcagggagacactgctgggATGTAGATGTGGGGGGTGATGActgggtggtgggtgtggctaaagagTCCTTCAGCAGGAAAGGGGATATGGATCGGAGTCCAGCAGGAGGAGTGTGGGGTATAAGACAGCGCAGAGGGACATACACAGCCATGACATCCCCACCTACAGCCCTCACTGTGCGGAGGAAACTCCagagggtcagagtgcagctggactgggacaggggggaggtgtcattctctgaccccagtaccaacactcctctctacacttttaaacactccttCACAGAGAGAGTGTTTCCATTCTTCCGTCCTGTTTCTCTGCAGATCTGTCCACTGAAGGTGTCTGTAAGAGTGGAATAG
- the ndufs7 gene encoding NADH dehydrogenase [ubiquinone] iron-sulfur protein 7, mitochondrial — protein sequence MAAVVAPRLIRLGSFSLRPTSAYCLQTQGLHQSATNANSSSVVPLREKSTAVAAKASAVPSNKGEYVITKLDDLVNWARRSSLWPMTFGLACCAVEMMHMAAPRYDMDRFGVVFRASPRQADVMIVAGTLTNKMAPALRKVYDQMPEPRYVISMGSCANGGGYYHYSYSVVRGCDRIVPVDIYVPGCPPTAEALLYGTLQLQKKIKREKRMKIWYRK from the exons CTCCTCGCCTAATCCGTTTAGGGTCGTTTTCTTTGAG ACCTACGTCTGCCTACTGCTTGCAGACGCAGGGTCTTCATCAGAGCGCAACAAATGCGAATTCCAGCAG TGTGGTTCCGCTTCGGGAGAAGAGCACCGCTGTTGCTGCCAAGGCTTCCGCCGTGCCGAGCAATAAAGGGGAATATGTGATCACCAAACTGGACGACCTGGTCAACTGGGCCCGCCGG AGCTCTCTGTGGCCCATGACGTTCGGCCTGGCGTGCTGCGCGGTGGAGATGATGCACATGGCGGCTCCGCGCTACGACATGGACCGCTTCGGCGTGGTGTTCCGCGCCAGCCCCCGCCAGGCGGACGTCATGATCGTCGCCGGGACCCTCACCAACAAGATGGCCCCCGCCCTCCGAAAG GTGTATGACCAGATGCCAGAGCCCAGATACGTCATTTCAATGGGGAG CTGCGCTAACGGAGGGGGATATTACCACTACTCTTATTCTGTGGTGCGAGGCTGTGACCGCATCGTTCCGGTGGACATATACGTTCCAG GCTGCCCGCCCACAGCAGAGGCCCTGCTGTACGGCACCCTGCAGCTGCAGAAGAAGATCAAGCGGGAGAAGAGGATGAAGATCTGGTACCGCAAGTGA